One genomic region from Pseudomonas hormoni encodes:
- a CDS encoding dipeptide ABC transporter ATP-binding protein, giving the protein MSQQQVLRVENLSIELPAGADRSHAVQGISLDVRKGEILCVIGESGSGKSVLSAAIMGDYAKGLRHSEGVIDFLGDDICRMDENVLRQLRGNRIAMIFQEPMAALNPAIRIGQQVEEIFDIHAPQMPAAERRERMLALLDSTHLPDPPRIANSFPHQLSGGQCQRVVIAMALAMNPDLLIADEPTTALDVTTQAQVLKLVRELRGRGQHGILFITHDFGVVAEIADRIAVMEGGRLVEIGERDQVLNAPAHPYTRKLIAAVPALHPELHVPSADGELALRIERLNKTYNVGGRSVAALRDVSLQLPRGKTLAIVGESGSGKSTLVKAAIRLVDSDSGHVWVGDTDFLALRGAALAANRRRIQMIFQDPYGSLNPRHRVGDIIARAAQLRGLSAKDAWTEAGDLLEQVGLKRDALKRKPRQFSGGQRQRIGIARALAMRPEVLIADESVSALDVSVQKQVLELLAELQQRLNLSILFITHDLRVAAQISDYIAVMRQGEVVEYGTAEQVLLRPQNAYTQTLLAAAPGASAIPVVPVAEPPLRLIRPQAN; this is encoded by the coding sequence ATGAGTCAACAACAAGTACTGCGTGTGGAGAACCTCTCCATCGAACTGCCTGCCGGCGCCGACCGCAGCCACGCCGTGCAAGGCATCAGCCTCGACGTACGCAAGGGCGAAATCCTCTGTGTGATCGGCGAGTCCGGCTCCGGCAAATCGGTGCTCTCGGCAGCGATCATGGGCGACTACGCCAAAGGCCTGCGCCACAGCGAAGGCGTGATCGATTTTCTCGGTGATGACATATGCCGCATGGACGAAAACGTCCTGCGCCAGTTGCGCGGCAACCGCATCGCGATGATCTTCCAGGAGCCCATGGCCGCGTTGAATCCGGCGATCCGCATCGGCCAGCAGGTCGAAGAGATCTTCGACATTCACGCCCCGCAAATGCCCGCCGCCGAGCGCCGCGAACGCATGCTCGCGCTACTCGACTCAACCCACTTGCCGGACCCGCCACGGATCGCCAACAGCTTTCCCCATCAACTCTCCGGCGGCCAGTGCCAGCGCGTGGTGATTGCCATGGCCCTGGCCATGAACCCCGACCTGTTGATCGCCGACGAACCGACCACGGCCCTCGACGTCACCACCCAGGCGCAAGTCCTGAAACTGGTGCGCGAACTGCGCGGGCGTGGCCAGCACGGGATCCTGTTCATCACCCACGACTTCGGCGTGGTCGCGGAAATCGCGGACCGCATCGCGGTGATGGAAGGTGGACGCCTGGTGGAAATCGGCGAGCGCGATCAGGTGCTCAACGCCCCGGCGCATCCTTACACCCGCAAACTGATCGCCGCCGTGCCGGCCCTTCATCCGGAACTGCACGTGCCCAGCGCCGACGGTGAACTGGCGTTGCGTATCGAGCGCCTGAACAAAACCTACAACGTCGGCGGCCGATCGGTGGCGGCGCTCAGGGATGTCTCCCTGCAACTGCCACGGGGCAAGACCCTGGCCATCGTCGGCGAGTCCGGCTCGGGCAAGAGCACCCTGGTCAAAGCGGCGATTCGTCTGGTGGACAGCGACAGCGGCCACGTGTGGGTCGGTGATACGGATTTCCTCGCCTTGCGCGGCGCGGCACTGGCGGCCAATCGGCGGCGCATCCAGATGATTTTCCAGGACCCGTACGGCTCACTCAATCCGCGCCACCGGGTCGGCGACATCATCGCTCGCGCCGCGCAACTGCGCGGGCTGTCCGCCAAGGATGCATGGACAGAGGCTGGCGACTTGCTGGAGCAGGTCGGGCTCAAACGTGACGCGCTCAAGCGCAAGCCCCGGCAGTTTTCCGGAGGCCAACGCCAACGCATCGGCATTGCCAGGGCACTGGCGATGCGCCCTGAAGTGCTGATCGCCGACGAAAGCGTCTCCGCGCTCGATGTCTCCGTGCAGAAACAGGTGCTGGAGTTGCTCGCCGAGCTGCAACAGCGACTGAACCTGAGCATTTTGTTCATCACCCATGACCTGCGCGTGGCGGCGCAGATCAGCGACTACATCGCGGTGATGCGCCAGGGCGAAGTGGTGGAATACGGCACGGCGGAACAGGTGTTGCTGCGCCCGCAAAACGCCTACACCCAGACCTTGCTGGCGGCGGCCCCCGGCGCTTCGGCGATACCGGTGGTGCCTGTCGCGGAGCCACCGCTGAGGCTGATCCGCCCCCAAGCCAACTAA
- a CDS encoding ABC transporter permease: protein MSFLQSFKHPLALLGLLLVGGWVLIATFAPWLAPHDPLESFSPLLTPMSADGNGQSFLLGTDMIGRDILSRLIWGTRTVLFWSILATLTAFAVGIAMGLCAGYFNGKVDAFLSYVADTVLSFPVLVLYIVIIIALGASALNILIAVTFTSAPAIFRIMRALTIDIRSRDYVLSAITQGEGSLRIMLVEILPNCGGPLIVDFCLRIGYTAIMIGALGFLGLGLPPPTPDWGGMINEGRSMAIAFPHLVIFPCIAISTLMLGLSLLADGLDEHAQKGARS from the coding sequence ATGAGCTTCCTGCAATCGTTCAAACATCCCTTGGCCTTGCTCGGCTTGCTGCTGGTGGGCGGCTGGGTGCTGATCGCCACTTTTGCGCCATGGCTGGCCCCCCATGATCCGCTGGAAAGTTTCAGCCCGTTGTTGACGCCGATGAGCGCTGACGGCAACGGCCAAAGCTTTCTGCTGGGCACCGACATGATTGGCCGGGACATTCTTTCGCGGCTGATCTGGGGCACGCGCACCGTGTTGTTCTGGTCGATCCTGGCGACGTTGACCGCGTTTGCCGTGGGCATTGCCATGGGCCTGTGCGCCGGTTACTTCAACGGCAAGGTCGATGCCTTCCTGTCGTACGTCGCCGACACCGTGCTGTCGTTCCCGGTGCTGGTGCTGTACATCGTGATCATCATCGCCCTCGGTGCTTCGGCGCTGAACATCCTGATTGCGGTGACCTTCACCAGCGCCCCGGCGATCTTCCGCATCATGCGCGCGCTGACCATCGACATCCGCTCCCGGGACTACGTGCTCAGCGCGATCACCCAGGGTGAAGGTTCGTTGCGCATCATGCTGGTAGAAATCCTGCCCAACTGCGGCGGCCCGCTGATCGTCGATTTCTGCCTGCGTATCGGCTACACCGCAATCATGATCGGCGCCCTCGGCTTCCTCGGTCTCGGCCTGCCACCGCCCACCCCGGACTGGGGCGGCATGATCAACGAGGGCCGCAGCATGGCCATCGCCTTCCCGCACCTGGTGATCTTCCCGTGCATTGCCATCTCCACCCTGATGCTGGGCCTGAGCCTGTTGGCGGACGGTCTGGACGAACACGCCCAGAAAGGCGCAAGGAGCTGA
- a CDS encoding ABC transporter substrate-binding protein, with the protein MNELMTLDGTAPHPAVDDLCSQVKNGQINRRQFLRTAALLGVTVASASTFMGSALLSDSAFAAEEQPPRQGGSLRFACAIQEIQDPMLITWIEASNLLRNSLEFLTWVDADNITHPYLAESWSPSEDLKVWTFNLRQGVKWSNGDEFTSDDVEHNINRWIAADSKSVNRTAFQDIAAFEKVSPYQFRLVLKRPILAIPEMLSAFTCTLVHRSFKNGDDWAKNPIGTGPFKLVSFAVNKQATFAKRADYWRKPANLDELRYVDMGTDISTHLAALQAGQVDVLYRVTVAELDLAKRLPGAQLLSCKSAQTVVMRMACDQKPFTDVRIRKAVVLCADNAQMLKIAYRGMGTLGEDHHVAPSHPEYSPLPKRERDVAGAKKLLAEAGFPNGIDIDLIVGNTQGRYEQDCAQILQQNCLEAGIRINLKVIPATQYWPIWDKAAFSLTYWAHRPLGVMSLELAYRSGAAWNESHYSDPAFDAALDKAMGIIDPKQRALAMQDVERILQDAAVMVQPFWGDKFTATSKKVQGFKVHPSDFYPMDEVWLSA; encoded by the coding sequence ATGAACGAGCTGATGACACTGGACGGCACCGCGCCGCACCCTGCCGTCGATGACCTGTGCTCACAGGTCAAGAATGGCCAGATCAACCGTCGACAATTTCTGCGCACCGCCGCCCTGCTGGGCGTCACCGTGGCCAGCGCCAGCACCTTCATGGGCTCGGCGCTGCTGAGCGATTCGGCGTTCGCCGCCGAAGAACAACCGCCGCGCCAAGGAGGCAGCCTGCGCTTTGCCTGCGCCATCCAGGAAATCCAGGACCCGATGCTGATTACCTGGATCGAAGCCTCGAACCTGCTGCGCAACTCCTTGGAATTTTTGACCTGGGTGGACGCCGACAACATCACCCACCCCTACCTGGCCGAGAGCTGGAGCCCGTCCGAAGACCTCAAGGTCTGGACCTTCAACCTGCGCCAGGGCGTCAAGTGGAGCAACGGCGACGAGTTCACCAGCGACGATGTCGAGCACAACATCAATCGCTGGATCGCCGCCGACTCCAAGTCGGTCAATCGCACCGCATTCCAGGACATCGCGGCCTTCGAAAAAGTCAGCCCGTACCAGTTCCGCCTGGTGCTCAAGCGTCCGATTCTGGCCATCCCGGAAATGCTCAGTGCATTCACCTGCACCCTGGTTCACCGCAGTTTCAAAAACGGTGACGACTGGGCGAAAAACCCGATTGGCACTGGCCCGTTCAAGCTCGTCTCGTTTGCCGTGAACAAGCAAGCCACCTTCGCCAAACGTGCGGATTACTGGCGCAAACCGGCCAACCTCGACGAACTGCGCTACGTCGACATGGGCACCGACATTTCCACCCATCTCGCGGCGTTGCAGGCCGGGCAAGTGGACGTGCTGTACCGCGTGACCGTGGCCGAACTGGACCTGGCCAAGCGTTTGCCGGGCGCGCAGTTGCTCAGTTGCAAGTCGGCGCAAACCGTGGTCATGCGCATGGCCTGCGACCAAAAGCCGTTCACCGATGTGCGTATCCGCAAAGCCGTAGTGCTCTGCGCCGACAATGCACAGATGCTGAAAATCGCCTATCGCGGCATGGGCACCCTGGGCGAGGACCACCACGTTGCGCCCTCCCACCCGGAATATTCGCCACTGCCCAAGCGCGAGCGGGATGTCGCCGGGGCGAAAAAACTGCTGGCCGAAGCCGGCTTCCCGAATGGCATCGACATCGACCTGATTGTCGGCAACACCCAGGGCCGCTACGAACAGGACTGCGCGCAGATCCTGCAACAGAACTGCCTGGAGGCCGGCATCCGCATCAACCTGAAAGTCATTCCGGCCACCCAATACTGGCCGATCTGGGACAAAGCGGCGTTCAGCCTGACCTATTGGGCGCACCGTCCGCTGGGCGTGATGTCCCTGGAACTGGCCTACCGCAGCGGCGCGGCCTGGAACGAAAGCCACTACAGCGACCCGGCCTTCGACGCCGCGCTGGACAAGGCCATGGGCATCATCGATCCGAAGCAACGGGCCCTGGCGATGCAGGATGTCGAGCGGATTCTGCAGGACGCCGCGGTGATGGTGCAGCCGTTCTGGGGTGACAAGTTCACCGCCACCAGCAAGAAGGTCCAGGGATTCAAGGTTCACCCTTCGGACTTCTACCCAATGGATGAAGTCTGGTTGAGCGCCTGA
- a CDS encoding ABC transporter permease, producing the protein MAEFLLRKLLALIATLLSVSLIVFVALELNIEDVAINVLGPYSAADQRAAWLVEHGYNQPFLWRYLVWLRDFVSGDWGTSVHFREPVINLLLPNLGQTLMLAGLALLVMVPVALTLGVLAGIRQGSVVDRLVSFLSIVTTSIPDFASAVFVSAIFVFWLNWLPGVSNMSEGFNAAELALPLMVLCLFGIGYLARITRASMVEVMQAPYIRTARLKGASTSRIVLRHALRNVLIAPITVIMLYIPWLLSNVIVVEVFFAYKGFGSLLYTASLNHDVYLIEACAMISGAVVGATKIFSDLAYTWLNPRITLRSLGGGGQ; encoded by the coding sequence ATGGCTGAGTTTCTGTTACGCAAATTACTGGCGCTGATCGCGACCCTGTTGTCGGTATCGCTGATTGTGTTTGTTGCCCTTGAACTGAACATCGAAGACGTCGCAATCAACGTCCTCGGCCCCTATTCCGCCGCCGACCAGCGGGCCGCGTGGCTGGTGGAACATGGCTACAACCAGCCGTTCCTGTGGCGTTACCTGGTGTGGCTGAGGGATTTCGTCAGCGGCGACTGGGGCACCTCGGTGCACTTTCGCGAGCCTGTGATCAACCTGCTGCTGCCCAACCTTGGGCAAACGTTGATGCTCGCCGGGTTGGCCCTGCTGGTGATGGTGCCGGTGGCGTTGACCCTCGGCGTACTGGCGGGCATTCGCCAGGGTTCGGTGGTGGACCGGCTGGTGTCGTTTCTGTCGATCGTCACCACCTCGATTCCGGACTTTGCCAGCGCCGTGTTCGTCTCGGCGATCTTCGTGTTCTGGCTCAACTGGCTGCCGGGCGTGAGCAACATGAGCGAAGGCTTCAACGCCGCCGAGTTGGCCCTGCCGCTGATGGTGTTGTGCCTGTTCGGCATCGGTTACCTGGCCCGCATCACCCGCGCGTCGATGGTTGAAGTCATGCAGGCGCCATACATCCGCACCGCTCGCCTCAAAGGCGCGTCGACCTCGCGCATTGTGCTGCGCCATGCCTTGCGCAACGTACTCATCGCCCCGATCACGGTGATCATGCTGTACATCCCGTGGCTGCTGTCGAACGTGATCGTGGTCGAGGTGTTCTTCGCCTACAAAGGCTTTGGTTCGTTGCTGTACACCGCTTCGCTGAACCACGATGTTTACCTGATCGAAGCCTGCGCGATGATCAGCGGCGCGGTGGTCGGCGCGACGAAAATCTTTTCCGACCTGGCCTACACCTGGCTCAACCCGCGCATCACCCTGCGCAGTCTTGGCGGAGGTGGCCAATGA